Proteins encoded within one genomic window of Arachis ipaensis cultivar K30076 chromosome B08, Araip1.1, whole genome shotgun sequence:
- the LOC107614544 gene encoding uncharacterized protein LOC107614544 has product MTHLPPPTSTHNTTSANKMEKKRREIRGREMRDGDPESEGTARKKRRRRAWRWRLGTAAVQLFVAPSTSSSSHHCHVTKEGSPPFVPCRHHSRRERKQMRQRSCCRSHCGRRCRRDRGRSPPSGRVPLMVVNQTSPLMLEKNPRVAVLVSNPPFLKLSATLLLISATTSVGVGVDAVLGLL; this is encoded by the exons ATGACTCACTTACCACCGCCAACCTCTACACACAATACAACTTCAGCAAAcaaaatggaaaagaaaagaagagaaatcagAGGAAGAGAAATGAGAGATGGAGATCCAGAGAGTGAGGGAACCGcgaggaagaagagaaggagaagggcGTGGCGTTGGCGGCTGGGTACCGCCGCCGTTCAACTCTTCGTCGCACCGTCCACGTCGAGCTCGTCCCATCACTGTCATGTCACGAAGGAAGGGTCGCCGCCGTTCGTGCCTTGCCGTCACCATTCGCGGAGGGAGAGGAAGCAAATGCGCCAGAGGAGCTGTTGTCGCAGCCATTGTGGCCGCCGCTGCCGCCGTGACCGCGGGCGTAGTCCGCCGTCGGGTCGTGTGCCACTGATGGTGGTGAACCAAACGTCGCCCTTGATGCTGGAGAAGAACCCCAGAGTTGCTGTTCTGGTTTCGAATCCTCCCTTTCTGAAACT CTCTGCCACTTTGCTTCTAATATCTGCTACAACTAGTGTTGGTGTCGGTGTCGATGCTGTTTTGGGACTGTTGTAG
- the LOC110265342 gene encoding uncharacterized protein LOC110265342, which produces MEELVRLYIKEIVRLHGVPSSIVSDRDPRFTSRFSGAFQRAFASVLGPDLVAETTEKIKKIRERILTAQSRQESYADQRRKLLEFEVGEHYTSDAAHVLDPESIELRENLTFPVTPVHIDDTSVKKLRGKEVQLVKVAWKRARVEEHTWKLESEMRKDYPELFSSNH; this is translated from the exons ATGGAGGAATTGGTGAGATTGTATATAAAGGAGATTGTAAGGTTGCACGGTGTGCCATCGAGCATAGTGtcggaccgtgatccccgattcacatcaAGATTTTCGGGAGCTTTTCAAAGAGCTTTCG CAAGTGTTTTGGGTCCTGATttggtagcagagactactgagaagattaagaagattcgAGAAAGGATTTTAACTGCACAGAGCCGACAGGAAAGTTATGCGGATCAGAGAAGGAAACTGTTGGAATTTGAAGTGGGAGAGCAT TACACGTCAGATGCGGCTCATGTGTTAGATCCTGAGTCGATCGAGTTGAGGGAGAACTTGACGTTTCCAGTAACACCAGTACATATTGacgacactagtgtgaagaaaTTGCGAGGAAAGGAAGTTCAGTTGGTTAAAGTGGCTTGGAAACGAGCAAGAGTTGAAGAACATACTTGGAAGTTGGAGTCCGAGATGCGGAAGGATTATCCCGAGTTATTCTCAAGTAATCACTAA